The following are from one region of the Georgenia sp. M64 genome:
- a CDS encoding amidohydrolase: MQTATARSETARRITAVVAGLEDELVALRRRIHAHPEPAWMEHETTALVAERLRAAGLAPRLFEGTGLMVNIGADPRGRGRRRIALRADLDALPLQETSGLPFASEKDGFAHACGHDLHTVALLGAALTLKALDDAGELPVGVRCIFQPAEEVQPGGAERSMGEGVLDGVEQIYALHCDPKLDVGFVGSRIGPITAASDTVTVTVQAEGGHTSRPHLTGDVVFALGELITSLPAVLGRRMDPRAGVNLTWGAVHAGRASNAIPASGTITGTLRCLDGRAWQRAAKVIQDAIPQILGPYGVEVDVNYVRGIPPVVNEERAVRTVDAAVKDILGADAVVLAEQSLGGEDFAWYLTRIPGALVRLGTRTPGGPSFDLHRGDIVFDERALGLGARVLARAAVLAGATAVDEPEGVPARVHGPL; this comes from the coding sequence GTGCAGACCGCGACCGCCCGCTCCGAGACCGCCCGACGCATCACCGCCGTCGTGGCCGGGCTCGAGGACGAGCTCGTCGCGCTGCGCCGCCGCATCCACGCCCACCCCGAGCCGGCGTGGATGGAGCACGAGACGACCGCGCTGGTGGCTGAGCGCCTCCGCGCCGCCGGGCTGGCCCCGCGCCTGTTCGAGGGCACCGGCCTCATGGTCAACATCGGGGCGGACCCGCGGGGGCGGGGCCGGCGCCGCATCGCCCTGCGGGCCGACCTCGACGCCCTGCCGCTGCAGGAGACCTCCGGCCTGCCCTTCGCGTCGGAGAAGGACGGCTTCGCGCATGCCTGCGGCCACGACCTCCACACCGTCGCCCTCCTCGGTGCGGCGCTGACCCTCAAGGCGCTCGACGACGCCGGCGAGCTTCCGGTGGGGGTGCGGTGCATCTTCCAGCCGGCGGAGGAGGTCCAGCCCGGCGGCGCCGAACGGTCCATGGGGGAGGGCGTGCTCGACGGGGTGGAGCAGATCTACGCCCTGCACTGCGACCCCAAGCTCGACGTCGGCTTCGTCGGCTCGCGGATCGGACCCATCACCGCCGCGTCGGACACCGTCACCGTCACCGTCCAGGCCGAGGGCGGGCACACCTCCCGCCCGCACCTGACCGGCGACGTCGTCTTCGCGCTCGGCGAGCTCATCACCTCCCTGCCGGCGGTGCTCGGCCGGCGGATGGACCCGCGGGCGGGGGTCAACCTCACGTGGGGCGCCGTCCACGCCGGCCGGGCGTCCAACGCCATTCCGGCCAGCGGCACGATCACCGGGACGCTGCGCTGCCTCGACGGCCGGGCGTGGCAGCGGGCCGCCAAGGTCATCCAGGACGCGATCCCGCAGATCCTGGGACCCTACGGCGTCGAGGTCGACGTCAACTACGTGCGCGGCATCCCGCCCGTGGTGAACGAGGAGCGGGCGGTGCGCACCGTCGACGCGGCCGTCAAGGACATCCTCGGCGCGGACGCCGTGGTGCTCGCCGAGCAGTCCCTGGGCGGGGAGGACTTCGCCTGGTACCTCACCCGGATCCCCGGCGCGCTCGTGCGGCTCGGCACCCGCACGCCGGGCGGACCGTCCTTCGACCTCCACCGGGGCGACATCGTCTTCGACGAACGTGCGCTCGGGCTCGGCGCCCGGGTCCTCGCCCGTGCGGCGGTCCTCGCCGGCGCCACCGCCGTGGACGAGCCGGAGGGGGTCCCGGCGCGGGTGCACGGGCCGCTCTGA
- a CDS encoding BMP family ABC transporter substrate-binding protein translates to MKKSIYATALATTAALALAACGAAPEEETPAGSETTGGEETTETAEATEGAAAEDYLACLVSDQGGWDDQSFNQSAFEGMEMAVEELGIEMADAESQSDSDYGPNVDSMVQQGCDLTIGVGFLLEDPVQAAAEANPDANFALIDSAFSGPDFAPVELENAKPILFNTAEASYLAGYVAAGVTETGTVATFGGMQIPSVAIFMDGFADGVAKYNEDNGTDVQLLGWDKEGQTGSFSGDFENQAAGQTLTEQFIAQGADIIMPVAGPVGLGAAAAAEAADGVKIIGVDSDWYESTEYGAITLTSVVKQIGQAVYDTVEQSSTGGFSAEPYVGTLENEGVGLAPFHDFDAEVPQELKDAVTALQEQIISGELTVETPNAP, encoded by the coding sequence GTGAAGAAGAGCATCTACGCGACGGCGCTGGCCACCACGGCCGCCCTGGCGCTCGCCGCCTGCGGCGCTGCCCCCGAGGAGGAGACCCCCGCCGGGTCCGAGACCACGGGCGGCGAGGAGACCACCGAGACCGCCGAGGCCACCGAGGGCGCCGCCGCCGAGGACTACCTCGCCTGCCTGGTCTCCGACCAGGGTGGCTGGGACGACCAGTCCTTCAACCAGTCCGCCTTCGAGGGCATGGAGATGGCCGTCGAGGAGCTCGGCATCGAGATGGCCGACGCCGAGTCGCAGTCCGACAGCGACTACGGCCCGAACGTCGACTCCATGGTCCAGCAGGGCTGCGACCTCACCATCGGTGTCGGCTTCCTCCTCGAGGACCCGGTCCAGGCGGCCGCCGAGGCGAACCCCGACGCGAACTTCGCGCTCATCGACTCCGCCTTCTCCGGCCCGGACTTCGCCCCCGTCGAGCTCGAGAACGCCAAGCCGATCCTCTTCAACACCGCCGAGGCGTCCTACCTCGCCGGCTACGTCGCGGCCGGCGTCACCGAGACCGGCACCGTCGCCACCTTCGGCGGCATGCAGATCCCGTCCGTCGCGATCTTCATGGACGGCTTCGCCGACGGCGTCGCGAAGTACAACGAGGACAACGGCACCGACGTCCAGCTCCTCGGCTGGGACAAGGAGGGCCAGACCGGCTCCTTCTCCGGCGACTTCGAGAACCAGGCCGCCGGCCAGACCCTCACCGAGCAGTTCATCGCCCAGGGCGCGGACATCATCATGCCCGTCGCCGGCCCGGTCGGCCTGGGTGCCGCCGCGGCCGCCGAGGCGGCGGACGGCGTGAAGATCATCGGTGTGGACTCCGACTGGTACGAGTCGACCGAGTACGGCGCCATCACCCTGACCTCGGTCGTCAAGCAGATCGGTCAGGCCGTCTACGACACGGTCGAGCAGTCCTCGACCGGCGGCTTCTCGGCCGAGCCCTACGTCGGCACCCTGGAGAACGAGGGCGTGGGCCTGGCCCCGTTCCACGACTTCGACGCCGAGGTCCCGCAGGAGCTCAAGGACGCCGTGACGGCCCTGCAGGAGCAGATCATCTCCGGCGAGCTCACGGTGGAGACGCCCAACGCCCCGTGA
- a CDS encoding ABC transporter ATP-binding protein yields MKLELRGITKVFGPLVANDHIDLVVQPGEIHALLGENGAGKSTLMNVLYGLYTPDDGQILLDDAPVTFAGPGDAVAAGIGMVHQHFMLVPVFTVAESVVLGYEPTGAAGLINAAEARRRVKEISDRFGFDVDPDATIEDLPVGAQQRVEIIKALSRDAKVLILDEPTAVLTPQETDELIAIMRQLKENGTSIVFITHKLREVRAVADRITVIRRGKVVGEASPTSTETELASMMVGRSVNLGVDKAVAAPGEESFVVEGLTVLDAAGKPAVDDISFGVRRGEILAVAGVQGNGQTELTETILGLTPSVAGTISLDGQDLAGDGVKERLRAGIGFVPEDRSTDGIIASFSVAENLVLDLYDTEPFAKGLAMNPARVRSSAEQRSQEFDIRLTSVDDPISTLSGGNQQKVVIAREMSRPLRLLVASQPTRGLDVGSIEFMHKRIVTERDNGTPVIIVSTELDEVLALADRIAVMYRGRVVGIVDGDTDRDVLGLMMAGVPLEEARAQAAEHHTTTGGADAATTQEGTL; encoded by the coding sequence GTGAAGCTTGAGCTCCGCGGCATCACCAAGGTCTTCGGCCCCCTCGTGGCCAACGACCACATCGACCTCGTGGTCCAGCCCGGGGAGATCCACGCCCTCCTCGGCGAGAACGGCGCCGGCAAGAGCACGCTCATGAACGTGCTCTACGGCCTGTACACCCCGGACGACGGCCAGATCCTCCTCGACGACGCCCCCGTGACCTTCGCCGGCCCGGGTGACGCCGTCGCCGCGGGCATCGGCATGGTCCACCAGCACTTCATGCTCGTCCCGGTCTTCACGGTCGCCGAGTCCGTCGTGCTCGGGTACGAGCCCACCGGTGCCGCCGGCCTCATCAACGCCGCCGAGGCGCGCCGCCGCGTCAAGGAGATCTCCGACCGCTTCGGGTTCGACGTCGACCCCGACGCGACGATCGAGGACCTCCCCGTCGGCGCCCAGCAGCGCGTGGAGATCATCAAGGCGCTCTCGCGCGACGCCAAGGTCCTCATCCTCGACGAGCCCACCGCCGTGCTCACCCCGCAGGAGACCGACGAGCTCATCGCGATCATGCGCCAGCTCAAGGAGAACGGCACCTCGATCGTCTTCATCACCCACAAGCTCCGCGAGGTCCGCGCCGTCGCGGACCGCATCACCGTCATCCGTCGCGGCAAGGTCGTCGGCGAGGCGAGCCCCACCTCCACCGAGACCGAGCTGGCGTCGATGATGGTCGGCCGCTCGGTCAACCTCGGCGTCGACAAGGCCGTGGCCGCGCCCGGCGAGGAGTCCTTCGTCGTCGAGGGCCTCACCGTGCTCGACGCGGCGGGCAAGCCCGCGGTCGACGACATCTCCTTCGGGGTGCGCCGGGGCGAGATCCTCGCCGTCGCCGGCGTGCAGGGGAACGGCCAGACCGAGCTCACCGAGACCATCCTCGGCCTGACCCCCTCGGTCGCCGGGACCATCAGCCTCGACGGGCAGGACCTCGCCGGCGACGGCGTCAAGGAGCGTCTGCGCGCGGGTATCGGCTTCGTCCCCGAGGACCGCTCCACCGACGGCATCATCGCCAGCTTCTCCGTCGCCGAGAACCTCGTCCTCGACCTCTACGACACCGAGCCCTTCGCGAAGGGCCTGGCGATGAACCCCGCACGGGTGCGCAGCAGCGCGGAGCAGCGCTCCCAGGAGTTCGACATCCGGCTGACCTCCGTCGACGACCCCATCTCGACGCTGTCCGGCGGCAACCAGCAGAAGGTCGTCATCGCCCGCGAGATGTCCCGGCCCCTGCGGCTGCTCGTCGCCTCCCAGCCCACCCGCGGGCTGGACGTCGGCTCCATCGAGTTCATGCACAAGCGCATCGTCACCGAGCGCGACAACGGCACCCCGGTGATCATCGTCTCCACCGAGCTCGACGAGGTCCTCGCCCTGGCGGACCGGATCGCCGTGATGTACCGCGGCCGGGTCGTCGGCATCGTCGACGGCGACACCGACCGGGACGTCCTGGGCCTGATGATGGCCGGGGTCCCGCTCGAGGAGGCCCGGGCCCAGGCGGCCGAGCACCACACGACCACGGGCGGGGCCGACGCCGCCACCACCCAGGAGGGAACGCTGTGA